The Rhododendron vialii isolate Sample 1 chromosome 3a, ASM3025357v1 nucleotide sequence agggaggggggtgGTGAGAGAGGGGGAATGCTATCACTAaggtaaaaagaaaagaaaatgagatggAAGCACAGATTCATACTCCACAAAAAGTGCCAGTCCCTCCATCTGGTAACAGGTTACTTCCAACAAATGACATTAAGATTTTAGACAGCTAACAGTAAGATTGTGGGACTGAATTACCACTACAAGAGGAATATAATAAACAaaacgtgaattttttttggataaatgtGAAATTAATATAACAGGACCACTTTTCACGACTGTGACAAAAATGTTGGAAGAATCCAGGTAACATTATAAAGATCATCTATTGTGACCACTTGCCTTGTTAGATAGATAGACAAGCCAAGAACCACCAAACAAAGAAACTAAAAATGTTCACCTACATCAAGGCAAGATTGTTGACTTAAAGCACGGATAGAACGATCTCAAGGCTAAATTAAAGGGCAAGAATGTTACTTAAGCACGAAGAGAACGATCTGAAGGGAACGTGCAACATCACGAGATGGCTGTATCTCTTTGATGAATGCAGTACCGAGGTCCGGTTTCATTTGGAAAAGAGGTCAGGACCGTCAGgtcattttcacccaaaaaaatgtgAAGTATTCCTCGTAACGAAACCCCGGTGAAAATTTTGCATTTCGCTTTTGCTGTTGTCTTGAACTTCAATGGTGGGTGCATGGTCTGTCAGTTTTTATTATACGCGAAAAAATCCACCTATACCTTACTGTAGATACTGTACAAGCTTTTTAAGCGGCTAGACAAAATGACTTCCATCCCTGGCACATAACTGCAACATAGAACAGAAACCAAAGTCAATGATGTGTTACCACAGTGCCAGCAATTGCTTCCAGATGTacaaaacatgatttttcaGAGTACCAACTATTCTAAAAATCAACAAGAAGAATCTTGACAATGGATAAACAGAACATACGAAGTTGATATAAGTAACTCCTGCTCAAGTGCTTCCTCACAAACAACAAGTGATGCTAAAGCAATTCCAGCATCCCTtacaacttttggttttgcttgagACTCTGAACTTGTTTTAAGATTATGAAGAAAGTTCATCCGTTTTCTTCGATCTAGCAGGACATCAAATGGAAGCACACCCTGCAAAAGTTCCTGAAAAtagaatgcaaaataattttttttaggttaatGGCGAGAGAAAATTACCATGCAAATATACAATCAAAAGCAACATATCCAATTGTGATAAAAGAAACTTCATATTACGTTCTCCTTAAGTGTTAGCACCTCTGCTACCACCACTTCAATCACAAACTTACGATTCCATGAAAGACTAAACTATGACAGCCGTTTGAGTTATGCAATCGCATCTAGCAAGGCGAAGGCCACGGAATCTCTTATGGAAAAAATAATTGCGAAACCTTATTCCATGTTAGAATCCTATCTGTTTATCCACCTAATTCTGAAAGGGGAAACAAACTAGAAATTTACAGAAGAAAGCTAATGAAAAAGATTTCAAGTTGCGTCTTAAATGACATGAGAGACCAGGTTTTGACCCATTTTAACAACCATAGGGCACAAGAATTGCAACTAGCACTCTCACCCTAATGCTTGTGTTGTCCTCATCTATTGACATGGACCTTTCGTAGGCAAGAGTGGAGTCTTTTCCACTTGATGGCCCAAGTGAGCTGGCTTTTGCAGGTATTCTTCGCAGATTGCCAGCCCTGTTGGTAGGGCTCCACATTAAAGCCAGGTCAGCTCGCATTTGACGGAAAATTTGAGGCTGCAAGTAGCAAATATTACAGCTTTGTTAAACTACCTAAGCATTTTGTGTACTCCATACTGGAGTACTTGCTTGAAAATTGCTAATATCATAAGCCCACCTGAAGTACAGCAAAGCACATATCTTCCAGTTCAGCTTTTAAAGCCCACAGACCCAATCTGGAAGCAAGTGAGCACCAAATAACTAATGTCTCCTGAGCAACAGCTTGAGCCTTGGCAGAGGGCAGAGCATAACTGTCAGAAAGCCATCGTCAAGGACAGTTTAGCATTACAAGGCTACGAACCAACTACCATGCAAGTTTAAGAAACTAAAAGTAAGAAGAGATTCAGAAGCTTTTCGTGAGTAGTAACTTTCTTCATATCTGAAAGACAGTAAGCAAGCTTATGGCAGCACAAAAACAAGTGGGAAGATGAAAACATATGCAAAGGTACAACTACAAGCaaaacaataaatataataGCAATATCTCTGTACAAAAGAGAAGTGACATTGAGAGAACCATTTTAAAGTCAGAAGAACCATATCAAGAAATCCAAAGAACTTCATCTATTACCAACatgaaaaagcaaaaatcaTGAAAGGAGCATAGAGCCGTTACATGGTCCTCATGTTATGCAGACGATCAGCAAGCTTGATCAGCACCACACGTGGATCATCAACCATGCCTAAGAGCATGACTCGTAAATTATTTGCCTGGAAGACACAGTGCAAACCATCAGAAATAGAATATTAGAGCAGGCATAGGCAATGCATTCTCTTTTTGTACAAGAAAGAATGGTAATAGTCATACTTCTTCATCAACCAGTATGTAGTTCACTAAATGTAAAGCCTCGATATTTTACAGATTGCCTTTAAAAATCAAGCACAAATTTGGGAAAGAAATGAACTCTTCTATCATCCCTCCATTAAGTTACTCAGAAATCTATTTAAATACACAATTGCACGGAAAACAAATTCGCACAACGGGAAGTACACAACATTTTGCGATGATCAGTTTTACAAACACAAGCAACGTGAAAAGTCAAGGTAGCATTAAACTATGAAAGAGGCAGGCAAATATGACCAACAGTAATTCATGTTAACAAGAGTTGTCATTTTAAGAAACCTGAACTACCAAAATTGCAGATTAGGATGATAATCACTTTTCTATCCATAGAATACTGTAATGGGGACAAGGTCTTCTTCACTCCACTTTGGATTATGAAACTGAAAGCACCATACAGAATCGCCAACAAGCATTACATCAGCACTACTAGATTCTTTGGACTATTTTGTTAATATCACTAACACGTGTCATTTGATTATCCCATCCAAAAATTTGGTTTCCCATGCAAACATTGACCAAGGAGAAAACCAATGAAAGCAGCATATAAACCAATTGGGATTTACAGCTTATGCTTTATAGCTTCAAACGACGGTAGGTACCACTAAATAAACTTTTTTTGTATCATCATAGAACAAAGTATATACAGTCTTTCCAGCTTGTTTCCACAGCTTGGCTGATAGTTAACCCCCTATACACAGAAAACTTACCTCTTCATGACCAAGGGTGCCGTGACTCATGTTAACCCTCCGGTGTCTCCGCAACAACTGCAGAACAAAATTATCAGTTGACACAAGATGAATAACACAAACAGCATGAGAAAGGGCAGCAGTACAATATCCAAGCATGCAAAATGAGTCAACAATGTATACGAACATGAATTACAATTTACCCACGTACTTGAATGAAACATCAAGATGAGATAAATAATTGGAATAATGCCAAAAAGGGTTCATCAAATGGCCTCGAGAACTCCACGATAACCGAAAGAGCAAAAGATAGTAAATTTTCAAGCCTTAAGCATTTTAGCTTAaagtttaaaatacaaataccatCAGGTACGAGTATCATATATCACATACCACCACCTATGGTAAGTGGAAAGCATTTCGGATCAGACCCATATGGGGCCTACTATATTCAAATCCCTTGTCACTAACGGGTTTACACTAATAGGCCTTGCCTGACTGGCTATTACAAATCAACCCCATACCCCTAGCAGTTACTTTACATGAATAGTGTAATTCTCAATTATTGGAGATGGTTATTTCTTGCTAAATGCCAAAAAAGGACCAATGCTGCAAAAGTACTCTACCTGATTGACATAACTTAACCTGGAAACTCCAGCTACCAACTTTGCTACATCATCACCAAACTCTCTTTCTATGCTGTGCAAACTTTCACAAGTATCATCAACCACGTCATGGAGAATCCCGGACACAACTGTATCGACAGCCTGTGCACATAGCAAAAAGTTAGTAACTGTTTAAATATTGGACTGTCAGACTCATACTAGATACTGCACCACAATAGCAAAAGATGACACCTACTCGCTTTCCAGTTGATGGAACCAATACTGCTATGATTCTTCCTGTGTGTATACAATGAGTCAAATAAGGGTCTCCCGTTTTCCGTAATTGGCCATGGTGAGCTTTCCTAGCAAACGCAATTGCCTTCTGCACCTGCCTTCAAAAAATTGGTATCTTATGGCACTTCAACAATAGATCACATGCAATCAAACAATGCAAGTAGAGATGGTAAACCTTTGCATCACTAAATATGGGATACCCAGTTACATCTACTCCCTCCAGTACAATAGAGCCTGCATTATGATGCATGGCATTAGCACCGAATAACAAACTGCAACGTATGGCTGATGAACTTACAAGATACTCGTCCTGAAACTGTACCATTTTTTCCAATAGGACACAATACAGTTGCTAAAAAACCACACCCAGACAAGGAAAGACAGTACGAAATGTGCTTCACTTTCGCCAAAATCACTTGTGATTTGTCTTTGAaaaacttcttttctttctatCCAATAAATTCTTTTCAGGTTCGGATCGTCTCCAGTGTCCAGTCCAAAAGTATGTGGGAGGAGCTGCGGGGCCCCATGACAGGGGGCCCCGCAGTCCACATTTTTCCGCTGGACCTCCAGCTACTAAAGAGAAGCCTAACCCTTTTTCCTCATGCACAAAACTAGTTCATTCCACAGATTTTTTCTCTGCTTGCGTGAAGATGATACAGTAAACTCATAGTTCTAAATTCCAATGCAAAATACAAATCAATACAGAAGTTAGTACAATCACAAAAACCATAACCAACAAACATAAGAACACCAATCTATGATTAAGAACGGAGTTCAACTTGACGGTCAAGACTCGAGTGCAAAAACtaggggtgataaacgagcCAATCGAACTGTGTAGTTGGTTGTTCAAGCTTTGCTTGTTTACAAGACAAGCCAATCTCGAAAGAGCTTCAATAAGTCAAATGCGAGCCGATCTCAAGTagcttaaattttttacacATCGTAGGCCGAACAAGCCTAGTAGTAACTTTTttcgagcttggtttgaaagctCAAGGAGCTTCAGTCGAACACCAGCTCAAACTAGAGTAGCTCGGTTCGTTGCAAACACAtaattccatttttctttttcttttttgataagcacataattccatttttcaaaaacacatTTTCAAGTGAAGGAACAAGTGACTGAGCTCACCAGGTTGCTCCTCAACTTTAGGCCACAAGAAATCGACCTTGGTAGAGAGACAAGCCCCGGACGCAATCGCCACGGCGGTGACCGCCACCTGCGTAATCGCCGACGTCACCGCCCCGTGCACCGTGCCCGACCCGGCTGCCGCCGCGGCCGCGGCGATCACGTTTCCCGTCGTGAGCACCGCGCCCAGCGGTGGCGAGACGGCGAAGCACCGGAATTTCGTCGGACCGCCGCGGCGGGGCCTCCGATTCGGATTgcggagggagtagtagttgCGGAGGATCGTCGATGAGGCTTGGCGCGAGCCCATGGCGGGTTGGATCTTCACGAAAAAAATACTCCTGCTATCACATCTTGACATCTTCTATGTGGTGAGGAATTGGAATCGAAACTGAGGAGTGGTtgtgtgtataaatatatatatgtgtggggTTTTCTGTGGTTGGCAATGAGCGACGGTTAATTGTTGCGCAACGGCAATTTGGAAGTTACCTTTGCAAATCTCTTGCTAGGCATCGGGATACAGCCGACGGCCAGTTCGGCCGTTTGTCTAGATAATTGACGGCTCAAATCTTGACCTAGCAAGGCTCGGATCTTGACCTAGCAAGGTACAGTTCTAAACCGTTTGTGTCGAAATAAGCAGCCGGATCGACAACTCTACATGCGCTCTATCGAGAGATGCTCGGCGGCAGCATCCCATTCTGGTTCCGctagaaaataagtaattattttcaattaaatGTGATTTTTATTACAAGAGAATGAGATATCTcgtagagaaaaaaataatttcttaaaaaataagaatatcaGCAGACTTTATTGGTTAATCGGTGGGTTAAAGAGGGTGTTACCATGAATAATTgaatattaataaattttttctaaaattggtTGGCCAAAGTATAATATTGCTCAATTCTCTGCTTTTAAAAAGTGGATCTTTATCTAAGGCCCCATTTCCAAACCTcaaataagtagttattttttaataaaataatttcaaattaaaaattgataGACTTATTGAAatgtaaaaatatgtaatatggatcttatttaaaaaatcttattgagatctttaatacgatgcaaaaaaattaaaatttttttttcatttacattatttttttaatttaaaaatataaaataagtacttatttttttaaaaagtgttctAAAACGGGCTCTAAGACGCATAATTCTTCAGCAAAA carries:
- the LOC131319940 gene encoding uncharacterized protein LOC131319940 isoform X1, coding for MSRCDSRSIFFVKIQPAMGSRQASSTILRNYYSLRNPNRRPRRGGPTKFRCFAVSPPLGAVLTTGNVIAAAAAAAGSGTVHGAVTSAITQVAVTAVAIASGACLSTKVDFLWPKVEEQPGSIVLEGVDVTGYPIFSDAKVQKAIAFARKAHHGQLRKTGDPYLTHCIHTGRIIAVLVPSTGKRAVDTVVSGILHDVVDDTCESLHSIEREFGDDVAKLVAGVSRLSYVNQLLRRHRRVNMSHGTLGHEEANNLRVMLLGMVDDPRVVLIKLADRLHNMRTIYALPSAKAQAVAQETLVIWCSLASRLGLWALKAELEDMCFAVLQPQIFRQMRADLALMWSPTNRAGNLRRIPAKASSLGPSSGKDSTLAYERSMSIDEDNTSIRELLQGVLPFDVLLDRRKRMNFLHNLKTSSESQAKPKVVRDAGIALASLVVCEEALEQELLISTSYVPGMEVILSSRLKSLYSIYSKMKRKEVGIDKVYDARALRVIVGDKNGTLHGEAVHCCYNLLNIVHRFWTPIDGEFDDYIVNPKPSGYQSLHTAVQGPDNSPLEVQIRTQRMHEYAEHGLAAHWLYKETRNKPPPSGSIRDSEIPASSSLAKDIDDQSSFEDDTFWKYNSLKVGHPVLRVEGSQLLAAVVVRVDKDGRELLVAFSFGLTTSEAVADRRSSDQLQRWEAYARLYKKVFDLWWCEPGHGDWSTCLEKYTLCQDGIYHKEDQFQRLLPTFIQVIELTEREETEYWAVMSAVFEGKQVASVISDSSCYETPGSKSLTSVEAGINNKVKLLRTMLKWEEQLRSEAGGNPKSVVLGEVVIVCWPHGEVMRLRSGSTAADAARRVGHDGKLVSVNGRLVLPNTELKDGDVVEVRM
- the LOC131319940 gene encoding uncharacterized protein LOC131319940 isoform X2 — encoded protein: MSRCDSRSIFFVKIQPAMGSRQASSTILRNYYSLRNPNRRPRRGGPTKFRCFAVSPPLGAVLTTGNVIAAAAAAAGSGTVHGAVTSAITQVAVTAVAIASGACLSTKVDFLWPKVEEQPGSIVLEGVDVTGYPIFSDAKVQKAIAFARKAHHGQLRKTGDPYLTHCIHTGRIIAVLVPSTGKRAVDTVVSGILHDVVDDTCESLHSIEREFGDDVAKLVAGVSRLSYVNQLLRRHRRVNMSHGTLGHEEANNLRVMLLGMVDDPRVVLIKLADRLHNMRTIYALPSAKAQAVAQETLVIWCSLASRLGLWALKAELEDMCFAVLQPQIFRQMRADLALMWSPTNRAGNLRRIPAKASSLGPSSGKDSTLAYERSMSIDEDNTSIRELLQGVLPFDVLLDRRKRMNFLHNLKTSSESQAKPKVVRDAGIALASLVVCEEALEQELLISTSYVPGMEVILSSRLKSLYSIYSKMKRKEVGIDKVYDARALRVIVGDKNGTLHGEAVHCCYNLLNIVHRFWTPIDGEFDDYIVNPKPSGYQSLHTAVQGPDNSPLEVQIRTQRMHEYAEHGLAAHWLYKETRNKPPPSGSIRDSEIPASSSLAKDIDDQSSFEDDTFWKYNSLKVGHPVLRVEGSQLLAAVVVRVDKDGRELLVAFSFGLTTSEAVADRRSSDQLQRWEAYARLYKKVFDLWWCEPGHGDWSTCLEKYTLCQDGIYHKEDQFQRLLPTFIQVIELTEREETEYWAVMSAVFEGKQVASVISDSSCYETPGSKSLTSVEAGINNKVRFNDKSVSYYTTVETGLIHYFPS